The following are from one region of the Lepeophtheirus salmonis chromosome 8, UVic_Lsal_1.4, whole genome shotgun sequence genome:
- the LOC121123311 gene encoding uncharacterized protein, giving the protein MFAIQALVTFAFLIQNSFSLENMVDPIETADSNSNYYRASVIPVDLLKYPEKSYRTYNDYGYDSHVHRSPYDSHNVYDAIRTRDREYKPYRNAYTSYKYDYYKVPDCAYSNNHYYNITFCLQDDHYPIGTIKYELEKNRGLVEKFLTDITYQSADNLVDGLSKIEEEGYTYEHYFGNKKYQTYSNNDHSGYTYSDDYYKDGGYICPSDIYYGRPKRAVNTYGHWKVIVNLLDEHYVGGYAKYHEKYTQTQRLEQCIYPSAPCSYIDHKYHSSCLQKFNFVRMLAYTYEEGLHIDAFKLAYCMLLSCIQTQSLWILYWSSSLKTLHSPKLLICTCRRIVTNMLHNYAFHDFSL; this is encoded by the exons atgtttGCAATTCAA GCTCTTGTTACTTTTGCTTTTCTGATACAAAATTCATTCAGCTTGGAGAATATGGTGGATCCCATCGAAACAGCAGATTCGAACTCAAACTACTATCGAGCATCAGTAATACCTGTGGATCTTCTAAAATATCCAGAGAAAAGCTATCGAACCTATAATGACTATGGATATGATTCACATGTACACAGAAGCCCATATGATAGCCACAATGTCTACGACGCCATTAGAACAAGAGATAGAGAATATAAG cCTTATAGAAATGCCTATACTTCCTACAAATACGATTACTACAAAGTCCCAGACTGTGCTTATAGCAACAACCATTACTACAACATCACTTTTTGTCTCCAAGACGATCATTACCCCat TGGAACGATTAAGTACGAGTTGGAAAAAAATCGTGGGTTAGTCGAAAAGTTTCTGACAGACATTACTTATCAATCTGCGGATAATCTCGTGGATGGTTTATCGAAAATTGAGGAAGAAGGATATACATATGAACATTATTTTGGTAACAAAAAGTATCAAACCTATAGCAACAATGATCATAG TGGTTACACTTATTCAGATGACTACTATAAGGATGGAGGTTATATATGTCCCTCAGATATATATTATGGCCGCCCCAAAAGAGCTGTAAACACCTATGGACATTGGAAAGTTATTGTTAATTTGCTTGATGAACACTATGTTGGTGGATATGCTAAATATCACGAAAAGTACACACAAACTCAAAGGCTGGAACAGTGCAT ctATCCTTCGGCACCTTGCTCCTATATCGATCACAAATACCACTCCTCATGTCTTCAAAAGTTCAACTTTGTAAGAATGCTCGCCTATACTTATGAAGAGGGTCTTCATATCGATGCTTTCAAACTTGCCTATTGCATGCTCTTGTCATGTATCCAAACCCAATCACTATGGATACTATATTGGAGTTCATCATTAAAAACTTTGCACTCTCCCAAATTACTCATTTGTACTTGTAGAAGAATAGTTACTAATATGTTACATAATTATGCATTTCACGATTTCTCATTGTGA